One part of the Thermococcus litoralis DSM 5473 genome encodes these proteins:
- a CDS encoding diphthine--ammonia ligase, which yields MRVAVLFSGGKDSTYALYWALKEGFEVRYLVTMHSESEESYMYHVPNVHLTELQARAIEIPIVKGFTKGEKEREVEDLKRVLEGLKIDGIVAGALASQYQKERVERIAEELGIKLFVPFWKADPEEYMRTLILEGFDIVIVGVSAYGLDEKWLGRKIDKKALEELKVLNEKYKVHIAGEGGEFETFVRDAPFFKAKIVFDETEKIWDAYTGSGVLIVKKAHLEPKG from the coding sequence ATGAGGGTTGCAGTACTTTTTTCTGGAGGAAAGGACTCTACATATGCCCTTTACTGGGCATTGAAGGAAGGTTTTGAAGTTAGGTATCTAGTCACAATGCATTCCGAGAGCGAAGAGAGCTACATGTACCATGTTCCAAATGTTCATCTCACAGAACTCCAAGCAAGAGCTATTGAAATTCCCATCGTCAAGGGTTTTACAAAGGGTGAGAAGGAGAGAGAAGTTGAAGATTTGAAGAGGGTTCTTGAGGGGTTAAAAATAGATGGAATTGTTGCCGGGGCATTAGCGAGCCAATATCAAAAGGAAAGGGTCGAACGAATCGCTGAGGAGCTTGGAATAAAGCTTTTTGTACCCTTCTGGAAAGCTGATCCCGAAGAATACATGAGAACTTTAATTCTGGAGGGCTTTGACATAGTTATAGTAGGGGTTTCAGCCTACGGTTTGGATGAGAAGTGGCTGGGAAGAAAAATAGACAAAAAAGCCCTTGAAGAGCTAAAGGTGCTTAACGAGAAATATAAAGTCCATATTGCCGGTGAGGGAGGAGAATTTGAAACTTTTGTTAGAGATGCACCATTTTTTAAGGCAAAAATAGTTTTTGATGAAACTGAAAAAATATGGGATGCTTATACGGGCTCAGGGGTGTTGATAGTCAAGAAGGCTCACTTAGAACCGAAAGGGTGA
- a CDS encoding ABC transporter ATP-binding protein encodes MVKITLDRITKKFGNFTALDNITLEIEDKEFMALLGPSGSGKSTLLYTIAGIYKPTTGRIYFDGRDVTEVPPKDRNVGLVFQNWALYPHMKVFKNIAFPLELKKAPREEIEKKVKEVAKMLHIDHLLDRYPWQLSGGQQQRVAIARALVKEPDVLLLDEPLSNLDALLRLEVRAELKRLQKELGITAVYVTHDQAEALAMADRIAIIREGKILQVGEPDEVYYKPMYKFVAGFLGSPPMNFVEAEVEGEMLRIYQSRIPVPRQYREIIKKLDITEVLFGFRPHDAEIVRGEREGIRGEVYSFEPLGREQIVTVAVDSDVFVKVFAPEGEHFRFGEKVTIVPNEDRIILFDKKTEKALEYL; translated from the coding sequence ATGGTTAAGATAACCCTGGATAGAATAACCAAAAAGTTCGGCAACTTCACGGCACTTGACAACATAACCTTGGAAATAGAAGACAAAGAATTTATGGCTCTGCTTGGCCCCTCTGGAAGTGGCAAGTCAACCTTGCTTTATACAATAGCGGGAATATACAAGCCTACAACTGGAAGGATATACTTTGACGGAAGAGATGTTACCGAAGTTCCACCAAAGGACAGAAATGTCGGCTTGGTTTTCCAGAACTGGGCGCTCTATCCACATATGAAGGTTTTCAAAAATATTGCATTCCCCCTTGAGCTCAAAAAAGCTCCTAGAGAAGAGATAGAGAAGAAAGTTAAGGAAGTTGCGAAAATGCTTCACATAGATCATCTCCTAGACAGATACCCCTGGCAGCTCAGTGGTGGTCAGCAGCAGAGGGTTGCCATAGCTAGGGCACTTGTTAAAGAGCCCGATGTTCTGTTACTTGATGAGCCTTTGAGTAATTTGGATGCTCTCTTAAGGTTAGAAGTTAGAGCAGAACTTAAGAGGTTGCAGAAGGAATTGGGAATTACTGCCGTTTATGTTACCCATGATCAAGCAGAGGCTCTTGCAATGGCCGATAGAATAGCGATTATAAGAGAAGGAAAAATCTTGCAGGTTGGAGAACCGGATGAGGTGTATTATAAACCGATGTATAAGTTTGTGGCAGGATTTTTAGGAAGTCCCCCTATGAACTTTGTTGAAGCGGAAGTGGAGGGAGAGATGCTTAGGATATACCAGAGTAGGATCCCCGTGCCCAGGCAGTATAGAGAGATTATCAAGAAACTTGATATAACAGAAGTGCTTTTTGGCTTTAGGCCCCATGATGCTGAGATCGTGAGGGGCGAAAGAGAAGGCATTAGAGGAGAGGTTTACTCTTTTGAGCCATTGGGAAGGGAGCAGATAGTAACGGTAGCAGTTGATAGTGACGTTTTTGTTAAAGTTTTTGCTCCAGAAGGAGAGCACTTTAGATTTGGGGAGAAGGTTACAATAGTGCCAAATGAGGACAGGATAATTCTCTTTGACAAAAAAACAGAAAAAGCTCTGGAATATCTTTGA
- a CDS encoding carbohydrate ABC transporter permease, producing MRDVETRPKRGEWIIVLTILFASLPLILGFALLIISSFSKDMVTNLSLSSFRPTIENWINVFQGRLAITGGIRQNILKITLNTLVVALGVSGIVTLISTLAGYSLSRMKFRGRKLMMLLLLMLHAFPGVALIVGVYLLYRLTFPQEPSFVRLYSFFYVVLARAALEIPMSVWLMKGFFDTIPWEFEWSGIIDGASRIRVWRQIMLPLIKPGILAVALFGFLAGWQDLIYVRTFLIDQTLATFIEANIEAEYSHMPLIAAAGTLYLLPTIMFFLTAQQLLLQGYSGGIKG from the coding sequence ATGAGAGATGTTGAAACAAGGCCAAAGAGGGGCGAGTGGATAATAGTCCTTACAATACTCTTTGCAAGTCTCCCGCTCATACTGGGATTTGCACTTCTGATTATTTCAAGCTTTAGCAAGGATATGGTCACCAATTTAAGCCTTAGCTCTTTTAGACCAACAATTGAAAACTGGATAAATGTTTTTCAGGGAAGATTGGCAATAACTGGAGGAATAAGGCAGAATATCTTAAAAATAACCCTGAATACCCTTGTAGTTGCCCTTGGAGTTTCTGGGATAGTGACCCTAATCAGCACGCTTGCCGGGTACTCCCTTTCTAGAATGAAATTCAGGGGAAGAAAATTAATGATGCTTCTCCTCCTCATGCTCCATGCTTTCCCCGGAGTTGCTTTGATTGTGGGCGTTTATTTGCTGTACCGCCTAACGTTTCCCCAAGAGCCTTCCTTTGTGAGACTATACTCCTTCTTTTATGTAGTTCTTGCTAGGGCAGCGCTTGAGATACCGATGTCCGTTTGGCTTATGAAGGGATTCTTTGATACAATTCCATGGGAGTTCGAATGGTCGGGAATAATAGATGGTGCTTCAAGGATAAGGGTGTGGCGACAGATAATGTTGCCCTTAATAAAACCTGGAATACTTGCAGTTGCATTGTTTGGGTTTTTAGCAGGCTGGCAGGATTTAATCTACGTTAGAACCTTTCTGATTGATCAGACACTTGCAACATTTATAGAGGCGAATATTGAAGCTGAGTACTCGCATATGCCGTTGATAGCTGCTGCTGGGACTTTGTATCTCTTACCTACCATCATGTTTTTCCTAACGGCCCAGCAGTTGCTTCTCCAAGGTTATTCAGGAGGGATAAAGGGGTGA
- a CDS encoding carbohydrate ABC transporter permease, whose translation MKGEKLRNLSFFLSPMIIMVGLFYLIPLIFTIYISFTKMRNWNIERYLTEVVGFYNYQRLFHMFQHDPLMRTVLLTTIVFVGITLIINVFGGLLLALGTFFINESSASAIRLLWLLPRMSPIAVYSLVWYYFFHGSNIGTLNSILMKLGVLSQPVPWGQIVPWGAWSIIIFVNGLVGVSFGMIVFTSALNQIPKELVIAARVDGASAWQISRKILVPMMKWHFLYVLTWQFLSLLTTYPHLFLLVQWDLVSRDYGTTLALYVYNTAFGRGEQDQGLAAAAAVLLSIIGILGGFVTLKVLQFEKMIHEPRGDIE comes from the coding sequence ATGAAAGGAGAAAAGCTTCGAAACCTTTCCTTTTTTCTTTCTCCCATGATTATAATGGTTGGGTTATTCTATCTGATCCCCTTAATATTCACGATCTACATAAGCTTTACCAAGATGAGAAACTGGAATATTGAGAGGTACTTGACCGAGGTTGTGGGGTTTTACAATTATCAGAGGCTCTTCCATATGTTCCAACATGATCCGTTAATGAGGACTGTGCTCCTAACTACTATCGTTTTTGTTGGGATAACCCTTATTATAAATGTCTTTGGAGGTCTTCTTTTGGCTTTAGGAACATTTTTCATAAATGAAAGCTCAGCTTCAGCCATTAGACTTCTATGGTTGTTGCCCAGAATGTCTCCCATAGCCGTTTACAGCTTGGTGTGGTACTACTTCTTTCATGGGAGTAATATTGGTACTTTAAATTCCATCCTTATGAAGCTTGGTGTGCTTTCTCAACCCGTTCCGTGGGGCCAAATCGTTCCGTGGGGAGCTTGGAGCATAATCATCTTTGTTAATGGTCTTGTGGGGGTTAGCTTTGGTATGATAGTATTCACCTCTGCTTTAAATCAGATACCAAAGGAACTCGTTATAGCGGCAAGGGTTGATGGAGCGTCGGCATGGCAGATCTCTAGAAAGATCTTGGTTCCAATGATGAAGTGGCACTTTTTGTATGTATTAACTTGGCAGTTCTTGAGCTTGTTAACAACATATCCCCATTTGTTCCTTCTTGTTCAGTGGGATCTGGTGAGCAGGGACTACGGCACAACACTTGCTCTCTATGTTTATAATACCGCATTTGGAAGAGGAGAGCAGGATCAAGGTTTGGCAGCTGCAGCGGCGGTGCTGCTTTCCATAATTGGCATTCTCGGAGGATTCGTTACCTTAAAAGTGCTCCAGTTTGAGAAAATGATTCACGAGCCCAGGGGTGATATAGAATGA
- a CDS encoding ABC transporter substrate-binding protein, with translation MKGKVGILLAMVVLFGVIASGCIGSQETSETKTTSVELTGDFVKDVVAIGKALESNGVSEVKFSAWGSGDPNSVMRVYGIVEAARRINKVWEENGVNVRITITDTHYVASFQDAYQEYLSKQPLGQAGDFFVNSYAFLPTLADEGYILDITEYANAYKNVIEDFYPSLIEASKFNGKLYGLPQDTEARPLYIRKDVAAKIGFNLEGIEENVKSGEFTWSDVYYWAKKAKESGVEWGLIHRKGSAHPDLIQFIFAFGGKLYNEDSGKLVVDVPAVYKWLYVEWKFAQDGLLPKDIMSWDWAKQIHPAIVEGRTLFDIGGTWYWTEWQTKEYYGKEGTPRPLKPEEVQAWFAYTLFPAGEKGLKPVTLSQPFVWMINSKAGQQNPKYDELKDLYHKLAFLMIIKASDPDINAIHSVISAHLPVRKEAAKLISDEKWLNDLKNLNLDLDPQVKDNIKDIVATTVHPINAKFLADVSYMLEYTKLAPAHPKSPALADIFKEAVDKVLRGEMTPEEGVNYIIQKINADPELAQNVEVVGEIPKDWKFP, from the coding sequence GTGAAGGGAAAAGTGGGGATATTGCTGGCAATGGTGGTGCTTTTTGGAGTGATCGCCAGTGGATGCATTGGTTCACAGGAGACCTCAGAGACCAAAACGACAAGCGTTGAGCTAACTGGAGACTTTGTGAAGGATGTTGTGGCAATAGGGAAGGCACTTGAAAGCAACGGAGTAAGTGAAGTAAAATTCTCTGCGTGGGGATCTGGAGACCCCAACAGCGTGATGAGAGTTTATGGAATTGTAGAAGCTGCGAGAAGAATAAACAAAGTTTGGGAAGAAAATGGGGTTAACGTGAGGATAACAATAACGGATACGCACTATGTTGCCTCTTTCCAAGATGCCTATCAAGAATATCTCAGCAAACAGCCCCTAGGACAAGCTGGGGATTTCTTTGTGAACTCTTACGCATTCTTACCGACCCTTGCAGACGAGGGCTACATTCTTGATATAACCGAATATGCAAACGCATACAAAAATGTGATAGAGGACTTCTATCCCTCACTTATTGAGGCATCAAAATTCAACGGGAAGCTTTACGGCTTGCCACAAGACACGGAAGCTAGGCCCCTATACATAAGAAAAGATGTTGCGGCAAAAATCGGCTTTAACTTGGAGGGAATTGAAGAAAACGTTAAGAGCGGAGAATTCACATGGAGCGATGTTTACTACTGGGCTAAAAAAGCAAAGGAAAGCGGAGTAGAGTGGGGATTGATACACAGAAAAGGATCCGCACATCCAGACCTAATTCAATTCATCTTTGCCTTTGGTGGCAAGCTGTACAATGAAGACTCTGGAAAGCTTGTGGTTGATGTTCCAGCAGTTTACAAGTGGCTTTACGTAGAGTGGAAGTTTGCCCAAGATGGATTGCTTCCCAAAGACATAATGAGCTGGGACTGGGCAAAGCAGATTCATCCTGCAATAGTTGAAGGAAGAACTCTCTTCGACATAGGCGGTACATGGTATTGGACGGAATGGCAGACCAAGGAATACTACGGAAAAGAAGGCACTCCAAGACCGCTGAAACCAGAGGAAGTTCAAGCTTGGTTTGCCTATACTTTGTTCCCAGCAGGAGAGAAGGGTCTAAAGCCTGTAACTCTAAGCCAGCCGTTTGTTTGGATGATAAACTCCAAAGCCGGCCAGCAAAATCCAAAGTACGATGAGCTCAAAGATCTTTACCACAAGTTAGCATTCTTGATGATAATAAAGGCAAGTGATCCCGACATAAACGCAATCCACAGTGTGATAAGTGCCCATCTACCAGTTAGGAAAGAAGCTGCAAAGTTGATCAGTGATGAGAAGTGGCTCAATGATCTCAAGAACCTCAACCTTGATCTCGATCCTCAAGTCAAGGATAATATAAAGGACATAGTTGCCACCACAGTGCACCCAATAAACGCCAAGTTCCTCGCCGATGTGAGCTATATGCTCGAGTACACAAAACTAGCCCCAGCACATCCAAAGTCTCCAGCATTGGCCGATATCTTCAAAGAGGCCGTGGATAAGGTATTGAGAGGAGAAATGACACCAGAAGAAGGTGTTAACTACATTATCCAAAAAATCAATGCAGATCCAGAATTAGCCCAAAACGTGGAAGTAGTGGGAGAAATTCCAAAGGACTGGAAATTCCCATGA